The Arenicella chitinivorans genome includes a region encoding these proteins:
- a CDS encoding TonB-dependent receptor plug domain-containing protein produces the protein MSATVKHIHNLTRTAVATSLALGGLHSNVMAQSISDTTTQSNSVEELVVIGSALYRDRTAAIAPQLEYTTDFFQRFEPVSVGDMLKRTPGVAFSSDVGEYDSPQLRGLGNGYTQVLINGKVVPSASDDRAFFVDRIPAEIVDRIQIIRSPSADLSGAGIGGVINIILKEGQALNGGSARAGVTNVDGDENKLNTSFAYGGQSNTAQWSLTGSFQERFVPKVKTEEVFDDERNLEEFQNENDDRDSDDLTLGGDVRFELNEKNSLSLSANYIKTKRQEDQDETTFEVEDSEFQLAEATLDDVDIEEQTALYGISWEHVPSENIVFRSFADFSKVELSETAIVFEGDDAAALELDETEVIIIADDLTRLGTEFSVKTSDSSSLKFGLHWDDKHRSNRLTVIDDEGDAAIQAFDTDEQLIAGFVKSEIVINDGLQIEAGLRITNIDREIQGSNTSDSASEYAKTHLLPSFHASYAHPNGGVYRLSLARTMRRPGFDQLSPIVFADEPEDGDVSVGNPLLEEELSTGVDVGYEHPILRRGIIGINAFYRDVSNVIENGIVGESDIGGALYSVRNTGDGRVWGVELDMSFPLSERTGFFANATLLDSKIVDPFTLKNRRFQDQPDAIFNIGLDHTIPQWDASMGFSYQHRGDSISIEYGEEVLLQYDANLEIFFEKRFVNGVIVRLTGNNLLDAEKVENFTKYDGLEAQRLGLVDEYEREIESVGPSLGLTLRKAF, from the coding sequence ATGAGCGCAACGGTCAAACACATCCATAATTTAACTCGCACTGCCGTAGCAACTTCCCTTGCTTTAGGCGGGCTACACAGCAACGTCATGGCGCAATCGATATCTGACACCACAACACAGAGCAACTCCGTGGAAGAGCTCGTTGTGATTGGCAGCGCACTGTACCGAGACCGCACTGCGGCCATTGCGCCTCAACTTGAGTACACCACCGACTTTTTTCAACGATTTGAGCCCGTATCGGTTGGTGACATGTTAAAGCGCACACCGGGTGTGGCATTTAGTTCTGATGTCGGAGAGTACGATTCCCCTCAGCTGCGCGGCCTGGGCAATGGATACACACAAGTGTTAATTAACGGTAAAGTGGTGCCGAGTGCGAGTGATGATCGCGCGTTTTTTGTAGATCGAATTCCCGCTGAGATTGTGGATCGAATACAGATCATCCGCAGTCCAAGCGCCGACCTCTCGGGCGCAGGCATTGGCGGTGTCATCAACATCATTCTAAAAGAAGGCCAAGCCTTGAATGGTGGCAGCGCACGTGCCGGCGTTACCAACGTCGATGGCGATGAGAACAAGCTCAACACGTCTTTCGCCTATGGAGGGCAAAGCAACACAGCACAATGGTCGCTTACAGGGTCATTTCAAGAGCGCTTTGTACCCAAAGTGAAAACCGAGGAAGTCTTCGACGATGAACGCAACTTGGAAGAATTTCAAAATGAAAATGATGACCGAGACAGCGACGACCTAACGCTCGGGGGCGATGTGCGCTTCGAACTAAATGAAAAAAACTCACTAAGCTTGTCGGCGAACTACATCAAAACAAAGCGCCAAGAAGATCAGGACGAGACGACATTTGAAGTCGAAGATTCTGAGTTTCAGTTAGCCGAGGCCACTCTAGACGATGTTGATATTGAAGAACAAACTGCGTTGTACGGGATCAGTTGGGAACACGTGCCCAGTGAAAATATAGTTTTCCGTTCGTTCGCAGATTTTAGCAAAGTCGAACTGAGCGAAACGGCCATCGTGTTTGAGGGCGATGACGCGGCCGCACTCGAGCTAGATGAAACGGAGGTGATCATTATCGCAGACGACCTTACTCGGCTCGGTACCGAGTTCAGCGTCAAGACGAGCGACAGCAGCAGTCTCAAATTCGGGCTACACTGGGACGACAAACATCGATCCAACCGACTCACCGTCATCGATGATGAGGGCGACGCCGCCATCCAGGCCTTTGACACCGATGAGCAGCTTATCGCAGGCTTCGTAAAATCTGAGATCGTGATTAATGACGGATTGCAAATCGAGGCGGGTCTGCGGATCACCAATATTGATCGCGAAATTCAGGGTTCAAATACGTCAGATTCTGCGAGCGAGTACGCCAAGACGCACCTGCTCCCGAGCTTCCACGCTTCCTATGCACACCCTAATGGCGGCGTATACCGACTAAGCCTGGCACGCACAATGCGACGACCGGGCTTCGATCAACTCAGCCCTATTGTCTTTGCAGATGAGCCGGAAGACGGTGATGTCAGTGTCGGCAACCCATTGCTTGAAGAAGAACTCTCTACCGGAGTCGACGTCGGCTACGAGCACCCTATTCTGCGCCGCGGGATTATTGGCATCAATGCGTTTTATCGCGACGTCAGTAACGTTATCGAAAACGGTATTGTTGGTGAGTCTGATATCGGTGGCGCGCTATACAGTGTGCGAAACACCGGTGATGGCAGGGTCTGGGGCGTGGAGTTGGACATGAGCTTCCCATTGTCGGAACGTACTGGCTTTTTCGCGAATGCTACGCTTCTGGATTCTAAGATTGTTGACCCCTTCACTCTCAAGAATCGACGTTTTCAAGATCAGCCAGACGCGATCTTCAATATTGGCTTGGATCACACAATTCCTCAATGGGATGCATCAATGGGCTTCAGTTACCAACACCGTGGTGACAGCATAAGTATCGAGTACGGTGAAGAGGTACTGCTTCAATACGATGCAAACCTGGAGATCTTCTTTGAAAAGCGGTTCGTTAATGGCGTCATTGTGCGCCTGACCGGTAACAACCTATTAGATGCGGAGAAAGTGGAGAACTTCACAAAATACGACGGACTGGAAGCACAGCGCCTAGGTTTAGTTGACGAATACGAACGCGAAATTGAATCAGTCGGCCCAAGTCTGGGCTTGACGCTGCGCAAGGCCTTCTAA
- a CDS encoding phytase yields MKQTHAIVLTLVALLGACTTANNTASVGGISLVNSTLDIKRFSVTPTLETRALPKNGPRGFDADDPAIWVNSEDGRLSLVAATLKRGGMDIYDMQGQLIQHIPAKPAPACATGFGAQPCPHVGGRWNNVDVVYDFNINGEKHDLFVVSDRGTDTIDIFKIDYAAHRSGAAPVQNITSSRNTPQIFTQSQADLNDGDTAYGLAAVKRDSTHVFVTQNNQSVVAELILQAENNGEVGYQIVRHMVFPSKFLLPDHTVWQACTDSDGEYPHFEGIVADTEHNALYLAQEDIGLWRVALDQPGDVAQWSLFARVNDYGNPYTRTWSDAEEEYHCDPATDIRTQFGSEYLHADVEGLTLYDAGDGDGYLTVSSQGNNSVVLYQRTTLKPVAVFDVVAGTIDGVMETDGMMISEANLGPAFTQGALIMQDGENQDSEIQPSTNFKYVDWKAIADQL; encoded by the coding sequence ATGAAACAAACACACGCTATTGTATTAACTCTGGTCGCGCTTCTCGGCGCGTGCACGACCGCCAACAACACGGCTTCGGTTGGTGGCATTAGCCTCGTCAATTCGACCCTCGATATTAAGCGCTTCAGTGTCACACCAACACTCGAAACACGCGCACTGCCTAAGAATGGGCCGCGCGGATTTGATGCCGATGACCCAGCGATTTGGGTTAACTCAGAGGATGGGCGCTTAAGCTTGGTCGCTGCCACTTTGAAACGAGGCGGGATGGATATCTACGACATGCAGGGGCAACTCATACAACACATCCCTGCAAAGCCGGCGCCCGCCTGTGCAACAGGATTCGGAGCACAGCCCTGCCCTCACGTTGGTGGCCGATGGAATAATGTGGACGTCGTGTACGACTTCAATATCAACGGTGAAAAACACGATTTATTTGTTGTCTCAGACCGCGGCACCGACACGATCGATATCTTTAAGATTGACTACGCTGCTCACCGAAGTGGCGCTGCGCCAGTTCAAAACATCACGTCAAGCCGCAATACACCGCAGATTTTTACGCAATCTCAAGCTGATCTTAATGATGGCGATACCGCATACGGTCTAGCAGCAGTTAAACGCGACTCGACGCATGTCTTTGTTACCCAGAATAATCAGTCGGTCGTCGCGGAACTCATCTTACAAGCAGAAAACAACGGTGAGGTTGGCTACCAAATCGTGCGTCATATGGTGTTCCCCAGCAAGTTCCTCCTGCCCGATCATACCGTCTGGCAGGCATGCACGGACAGCGATGGTGAGTATCCGCACTTTGAAGGAATTGTCGCTGATACCGAGCATAACGCCTTGTATCTCGCGCAAGAAGATATCGGTCTGTGGCGCGTGGCTTTGGACCAGCCTGGCGATGTCGCTCAGTGGTCTCTGTTCGCGCGAGTCAACGACTATGGCAACCCATACACGCGTACCTGGTCAGACGCTGAAGAAGAGTATCATTGCGACCCGGCAACAGATATCAGAACTCAATTTGGCAGCGAGTATCTGCATGCAGACGTCGAAGGTTTAACGCTGTACGACGCCGGTGACGGCGATGGCTACCTCACCGTGTCCAGCCAGGGGAATAACAGCGTCGTGTTGTACCAACGCACCACGCTCAAACCGGTTGCTGTGTTCGATGTTGTAGCTGGCACAATCGACGGGGTTATGGAAACGGATGGCATGATGATTTCCGAGGCAAACCTTGGGCCTGCATTCACGCAAGGTGCTCTTATTATGCAAGATGGTGAAAATCAAGACTCTGAAATCCAGCCTAGCACCAACTTCAAGTATGTCGATTGGAAAGCTATTGCTGATCAGTTGTAA
- a CDS encoding DUF6151 family protein has product MANTLGPQKVPFIGVIGDRLQLSDPEKLETLGPVALKAFGKNAIDNKPVDAHDKFPPAAMLKNP; this is encoded by the coding sequence TTGGCAAATACATTAGGTCCACAAAAAGTGCCGTTTATTGGGGTTATCGGGGATCGCTTACAATTGAGCGATCCCGAAAAGCTTGAAACTTTAGGCCCAGTGGCTTTGAAGGCATTTGGCAAAAACGCGATTGATAACAAACCAGTCGATGCGCATGATAAATTTCCACCAGCGGCTATGTTAAAAAACCCTTAG
- a CDS encoding Na(+)/H(+) antiporter subunit D: MNSVLPFLPLMVGAVVALFLRGWLRSVIILAAPVVGAVNLMGLEHGVFWSLEFMGYALEPVRVDKLSMMFGYLFHLASFIAVLYALHVKDTVQHVAGLAYAASAVGAVFAGDLLTLFVFWELLALTSVFLIWARRTERAYTSGMRYLIIQVLSGVLLLAGLLIFAQVNNSLLFNQISLQHSGIAQVGAWLIFFAFGIKCAFPFMHTWLTDSYPEATPSGTVFLASFTTKVAVYAFARGFPGEEILVWIGVTMACFPIFFAVIENDLRRVLAYSLINQIGFMIVGIGIGTAIALNGAVAHAFNDVIFKGLLMMTMGAVLHMTGKINGSELGGLYKSMPKTTILCIVGAASISAFPLFSGFVSKSMIMAAAVAEGYDVVWLLLLFAAAGVFHHAGIKIPYFAFFAHDSGIRTTEPPKNMLLAMTLAAIACVVLGSFPAQTVYALLPWEHSYQPYDVTHVLTQLQLLFFSALAFVWLNLRNMYPPELPSTNLDTDWFYRRLAPNVLTKAGGAIYAAYITVEQSVFSSIKRLVHNSYDVESGEPKGYFGKLWPIETMVVWVAVLLTVYLLIYYVPGLL, from the coding sequence ATGAATAGTGTTCTACCTTTTTTGCCGCTGATGGTTGGCGCAGTAGTGGCGCTTTTTCTGCGGGGTTGGCTGCGAAGTGTCATTATCTTGGCTGCGCCGGTTGTCGGGGCGGTGAATTTAATGGGGCTGGAGCATGGTGTGTTCTGGTCACTCGAGTTCATGGGCTATGCGTTGGAGCCAGTGCGCGTGGACAAGCTGAGCATGATGTTCGGGTATCTGTTCCACTTGGCTTCGTTTATCGCTGTATTGTATGCATTGCACGTCAAGGACACCGTGCAACATGTTGCAGGACTAGCCTATGCGGCGAGTGCGGTTGGCGCGGTGTTCGCAGGGGATTTGCTCACGCTGTTTGTGTTCTGGGAATTACTCGCGCTGACATCGGTATTTTTGATTTGGGCGCGTCGAACCGAGCGGGCGTACACATCTGGTATGCGCTATCTCATTATTCAAGTGCTCTCTGGTGTATTACTACTTGCTGGCTTATTGATATTCGCGCAGGTGAACAACAGTCTTTTGTTCAACCAGATTTCGTTGCAGCACAGCGGAATCGCGCAAGTCGGTGCGTGGTTGATCTTTTTCGCGTTTGGCATTAAGTGCGCGTTTCCATTTATGCACACTTGGCTGACGGATTCGTACCCGGAAGCGACCCCAAGCGGGACTGTTTTTTTAGCCTCATTCACCACCAAAGTCGCAGTCTATGCGTTCGCCAGAGGATTTCCTGGCGAAGAAATTTTGGTTTGGATCGGTGTCACGATGGCCTGTTTTCCGATTTTCTTTGCGGTGATCGAAAACGATTTACGACGTGTGTTGGCCTACAGTTTGATTAACCAGATCGGCTTCATGATTGTTGGTATCGGTATTGGTACCGCCATCGCTCTAAACGGCGCGGTTGCACATGCGTTTAATGACGTGATCTTCAAAGGTTTGTTGATGATGACCATGGGCGCAGTCCTGCATATGACTGGGAAGATTAATGGTTCGGAACTCGGCGGTTTGTATAAAAGCATGCCGAAAACCACAATCTTGTGTATTGTTGGTGCGGCGTCGATTTCGGCCTTCCCATTGTTCAGTGGTTTCGTATCGAAATCAATGATCATGGCCGCAGCGGTCGCTGAAGGCTACGATGTGGTTTGGTTGTTGTTGCTGTTTGCCGCTGCCGGTGTGTTCCATCATGCGGGTATTAAAATTCCGTATTTTGCATTTTTTGCGCACGACTCGGGAATTCGTACTACCGAGCCCCCGAAAAACATGTTGCTCGCTATGACACTGGCGGCCATAGCCTGCGTGGTGCTGGGATCGTTCCCGGCACAGACCGTGTACGCGTTGTTGCCATGGGAACATAGTTATCAACCCTATGATGTAACACATGTTTTAACCCAGTTGCAGTTATTGTTCTTCTCAGCGTTGGCTTTCGTGTGGCTCAATTTGCGTAATATGTATCCACCTGAGTTGCCGTCAACCAATCTCGATACCGATTGGTTTTACCGACGGCTGGCTCCGAACGTGCTGACCAAGGCCGGTGGCGCGATTTATGCTGCATACATAACGGTTGAACAATCCGTGTTTTCGTCGATCAAACGTTTGGTACACAATTCGTATGACGTCGAATCGGGTGAACCTAAAGGTTATTTCGGTAAACTCTGGCCCATCGAAACCATGGTTGTTTGGGTCGCCGTTCTGCTTACCGTGTACTTGCTTATCTATTATGTGCCTGGTTTACTGTAA
- a CDS encoding monovalent cation/H+ antiporter subunit D family protein yields MNLWQAIEPSNLIALSILVPFVGALLVVATGKWPNLREAVTLTTAVVLFSVVLAITDYTFRGVELTQNVVELFPGLALSFSVEPLGVLFALVASFLWIITSVYAIGYMRGHDEQNQTRFFCCFALAISSVMAICFSGNLLTLFVFYEVLTLSTYPLVTHAGNDAAKQGGRIYLGILLTTSIAFLLLAVLGTYSLTGTLEFQAGGIFNASHSPMILSVLLVLFCYGIGKAAIMPFHRWLPAAMVAPTPVSALLHAVAVVKAGVFSILKVVIYIFGLDTLREIVATDLMLYIAAATILISSCIAMTKDNLKARLAYSTVSQLSYIVVGALLATSVASAGAALHIATHAVGKITLFFCAGAIFVAAHKKNISEMRGLGRKMPITMAAFAIGAVSIIGLPPMAGTWSKWYLTIGALEADKLIIVAVLMISSLLNIAYLLPIPIKAFFDTPDEQRQPWTWAETKEAPMPILIALCVTSLGCLALFIYPQPLTDLINLIPGVSTQVGSTSTLNGGG; encoded by the coding sequence ATGAATCTCTGGCAAGCCATCGAGCCATCCAATCTGATTGCACTGTCGATTCTGGTGCCATTCGTCGGTGCCCTGCTTGTCGTTGCGACTGGTAAATGGCCAAACTTGCGTGAGGCGGTCACACTTACTACCGCCGTGGTGCTGTTCAGTGTTGTTTTAGCGATCACTGACTATACTTTCCGTGGTGTTGAACTCACTCAAAACGTTGTTGAGTTGTTCCCTGGTCTGGCGCTCAGTTTCTCGGTTGAGCCGCTCGGTGTGTTGTTTGCGTTGGTTGCCAGCTTCCTGTGGATTATTACCAGCGTTTACGCCATTGGCTATATGCGCGGTCATGATGAGCAGAACCAGACACGATTCTTCTGCTGTTTTGCATTGGCAATCAGTTCCGTGATGGCCATTTGTTTCTCCGGCAACTTGCTAACCTTGTTTGTGTTCTACGAGGTCCTGACCTTGTCAACGTATCCGTTGGTTACCCATGCTGGAAATGACGCGGCCAAGCAAGGTGGCCGAATTTATCTCGGTATTCTTTTAACTACCTCGATTGCCTTTCTGTTACTTGCGGTGCTGGGAACCTATAGTTTGACAGGTACCTTGGAATTTCAAGCCGGCGGTATCTTTAATGCCTCGCACAGCCCGATGATACTGAGTGTGTTATTGGTGCTATTTTGTTACGGGATCGGTAAAGCCGCGATCATGCCGTTTCATCGCTGGCTACCAGCGGCAATGGTCGCACCAACGCCTGTCAGTGCATTGTTGCATGCGGTCGCCGTAGTTAAAGCGGGTGTTTTCAGTATTTTGAAGGTTGTGATTTATATTTTTGGCCTTGATACGCTCCGTGAGATCGTAGCCACTGACCTTATGCTTTACATTGCGGCGGCGACGATTCTGATCTCGTCTTGTATCGCGATGACGAAAGACAATCTCAAAGCACGCTTGGCTTATTCGACAGTGAGCCAGTTAAGTTACATTGTGGTCGGCGCATTGCTGGCGACCTCGGTCGCGAGTGCCGGTGCTGCATTGCATATTGCCACGCACGCGGTTGGAAAAATAACCTTATTTTTCTGCGCTGGCGCGATCTTTGTGGCCGCACACAAGAAAAACATCAGCGAGATGCGCGGGCTTGGACGAAAAATGCCAATCACCATGGCTGCGTTCGCGATTGGTGCAGTCAGTATTATCGGTTTGCCGCCGATGGCGGGGACCTGGAGCAAATGGTATTTGACGATTGGCGCGTTGGAAGCGGATAAGTTAATCATTGTGGCTGTCTTGATGATCAGTTCGCTGCTAAATATCGCCTACCTTTTACCGATTCCGATTAAGGCCTTTTTTGATACGCCAGACGAGCAACGACAACCTTGGACATGGGCTGAAACAAAGGAAGCGCCAATGCCGATACTTATAGCGTTGTGTGTCACGTCACTCGGCTGTCTGGCGTTGTTTATATATCCGCAGCCGTTGACGGACTTAATTAATTTGATTCCCGGTGTTTCTACTCAGGTAGGAAGCACGAGTACACTGAACGGAGGTGGCTAA
- a CDS encoding monovalent cation/H+ antiporter subunit D family protein, translating into MFEQHLAALPIILPLIAAPIVLILGRSSLAWAFATLVSAAACYFSWQLLCVALDNDVISYAVGGWPPPWGIELRVDVANAFVLLAVTALSTLVLLYAKDSIEKEVAPSKHALFYTAHLLCLAGLSGILLTGDAFNLFVFLEVSSLATYTLVSLASDRRCLVAAFRYLMMGTIGATFILIGVGMLYMKTGTLNMLDLAGRIDLYDSSRTINTGLAFIMVGVSIKLALFPLHMWLPPAYTHAPSAVSAFLAGTATKVAVYVMIRFIFTVFGVNHVFEEMGMDLILMALAIVAIFKCSYMATVQSNVKTVLAYSSVAQIGYMILGLSLVSVAGLMSGLIHIFNHALMKGALFMAVGAVFYRVGSVDISAFRGLGKQMPLTMAAFTIAGLSIIGVPLTVGFVSKWYLVTAALEQNHWAIAALVLAGSLLAVIYIGRVLEAAYLQSASPDSEPVKEAPWLMIAPMWLLVFANIYFGIDTSLTTEAASSAAEWLFLNTESAAQGIAQ; encoded by the coding sequence ATGTTTGAACAACACTTGGCTGCACTGCCGATTATCCTCCCATTAATCGCAGCCCCCATCGTACTAATTCTCGGACGGTCTTCGCTGGCCTGGGCTTTCGCAACGCTGGTGAGTGCTGCGGCGTGTTACTTCTCCTGGCAACTGCTCTGTGTGGCGCTCGATAACGACGTCATCAGCTACGCGGTCGGTGGCTGGCCGCCACCGTGGGGCATAGAACTGCGCGTCGACGTAGCCAATGCCTTTGTCCTACTGGCTGTGACCGCTTTGTCTACGCTGGTCTTGCTGTACGCAAAAGACAGCATTGAAAAAGAAGTCGCGCCGTCAAAGCATGCATTGTTCTATACCGCACACTTGCTCTGTCTTGCAGGTTTGTCGGGTATTTTGCTGACCGGTGATGCCTTTAATCTGTTTGTGTTCTTGGAAGTTTCGTCGTTAGCGACTTATACCCTGGTCAGTCTAGCGTCGGATCGGCGATGTCTGGTCGCGGCGTTTCGCTATTTGATGATGGGAACCATCGGTGCCACGTTTATCCTGATCGGCGTGGGCATGCTCTACATGAAAACGGGCACGCTTAATATGCTTGATTTGGCAGGCCGAATCGATCTTTACGACAGCAGTCGAACCATTAACACTGGACTGGCTTTCATTATGGTCGGCGTCAGCATCAAGCTTGCTTTATTCCCTTTACACATGTGGCTGCCGCCAGCCTACACACATGCGCCGTCTGCCGTTTCTGCATTTCTAGCGGGTACCGCCACCAAGGTGGCGGTGTATGTGATGATTCGCTTTATCTTCACAGTATTTGGCGTGAACCACGTGTTTGAAGAAATGGGCATGGACCTCATCCTCATGGCCTTGGCCATTGTTGCTATCTTCAAGTGTTCTTACATGGCGACAGTACAAAGCAATGTTAAAACTGTGCTGGCATACAGCAGCGTGGCACAGATCGGTTATATGATTTTGGGTTTGAGTCTGGTCAGTGTGGCTGGGTTGATGTCAGGCTTAATTCATATCTTCAATCATGCTCTGATGAAGGGGGCTTTGTTTATGGCGGTCGGTGCGGTTTTTTATCGTGTCGGTTCGGTCGATATCAGTGCATTTCGAGGGCTTGGCAAACAGATGCCGTTGACGATGGCCGCGTTTACTATTGCGGGTTTGAGCATTATTGGTGTGCCACTGACTGTCGGTTTCGTGAGTAAATGGTATCTAGTAACCGCCGCGCTTGAGCAGAATCACTGGGCAATCGCAGCGCTCGTACTGGCCGGTTCTTTACTGGCCGTCATCTACATTGGGCGTGTACTCGAGGCTGCGTACCTGCAATCGGCGTCGCCTGACTCAGAACCGGTTAAAGAAGCACCTTGGCTTATGATAGCGCCGATGTGGTTACTGGTATTCGCCAACATCTACTTTGGGATCGACACCAGCCTGACTACCGAAGCGGCAAGTAGTGCTGCTGAGTGGCTGTTCCTCAATACCGAGAGCGCTGCTCAGGGGATCGCACAATGA
- a CDS encoding cation:proton antiporter subunit C: protein MSFILDYYNYWVVVFLMMTGFYIVISANNLVKRIVGLNIFQTSVFMLYISMGKVNGGTAPILVEGVDVYSNPLPHVLILTAIVVGVATTAVGLSLIVRIKRAYGTVEEHEFETQGDVI, encoded by the coding sequence GTGAGTTTTATTCTCGATTACTACAACTACTGGGTCGTCGTGTTTTTGATGATGACCGGGTTTTACATCGTTATTTCAGCGAATAATCTAGTCAAGCGTATTGTTGGGCTGAATATTTTCCAGACATCCGTGTTTATGCTCTATATCTCCATGGGCAAGGTGAATGGTGGGACCGCCCCCATTTTGGTCGAAGGTGTCGACGTGTATTCCAACCCATTGCCGCATGTGCTGATTCTCACCGCGATTGTAGTTGGTGTTGCAACCACGGCGGTGGGCTTGTCTCTAATTGTCCGAATAAAACGCGCCTACGGTACGGTTGAAGAGCATGAATTTGAAACTCAGGGTGACGTCATCTAA
- a CDS encoding DUF4040 domain-containing protein, translating to MSLLIDLVLLAMLALTALRIIFLKDLFAVVMLFGIYSFLSALIFVNLDAVDVAFTEAAVGAGISTVLMLVTLALTGRNEKECARSSLLPLVVVCVTGAVLVYGTLDMPPFGHADNPVHEHVAPRYIHDSPQEVGLPNMVTSVLASYRGFDTLGETVVVFAALIGVLALLGVRREENSPTPESGLKSHQVLHVVAKLIIPLIILFALYVQFHGDFGPGGGFQAGVIAAAAFILYALVFGLPNAFAVVSPKFLQVMASLGVLLYASVGLYSMAKGGQFLDYNRLAANPIDGQHYGIIIIELGVGITVFAVMLSIFYAFSSQVARLNIR from the coding sequence ATGAGTTTGCTGATTGACCTGGTGTTGCTGGCGATGCTGGCGCTTACCGCTTTGCGGATTATCTTTCTCAAGGATTTATTCGCTGTGGTTATGCTGTTTGGTATCTACAGTTTCCTTTCGGCGCTAATTTTTGTGAACCTGGATGCGGTTGATGTGGCCTTTACAGAGGCTGCGGTTGGTGCCGGTATATCCACGGTTCTGATGCTGGTAACGCTTGCGCTGACCGGTCGGAACGAGAAAGAATGTGCGCGGTCATCGCTACTACCACTGGTTGTGGTGTGTGTTACCGGCGCGGTTTTGGTCTATGGCACATTGGACATGCCACCGTTTGGACATGCCGATAATCCGGTGCACGAGCATGTAGCTCCGCGCTATATTCACGACTCGCCACAGGAAGTAGGGTTGCCAAACATGGTGACCTCCGTGCTCGCGAGTTATCGCGGATTCGACACCTTGGGGGAAACAGTGGTGGTGTTTGCCGCCTTGATAGGTGTGTTGGCTCTGCTTGGTGTGCGTCGAGAGGAAAATTCACCGACACCTGAATCCGGATTAAAAAGTCATCAGGTGTTGCATGTGGTGGCCAAGCTCATTATCCCGTTGATCATTCTATTTGCACTGTACGTGCAATTCCACGGAGATTTTGGACCCGGTGGAGGATTTCAGGCAGGGGTCATTGCCGCGGCGGCCTTTATTCTTTATGCGCTGGTGTTCGGCTTGCCGAATGCGTTCGCCGTGGTGAGCCCAAAATTTCTGCAAGTGATGGCATCATTGGGTGTGTTGCTGTACGCCAGTGTTGGTCTCTACAGTATGGCGAAAGGTGGTCAGTTCTTAGACTATAATCGGCTTGCCGCCAACCCGATTGACGGGCAGCACTACGGAATCATCATCATTGAGCTTGGAGTCGGCATTACGGTTTTTGCTGTGATGCTAAGTATTTTCTATGCGTTTAGCAGTCAGGTTGCGAGGTTAAACATCCGGTGA
- the mnhG gene encoding monovalent cation/H(+) antiporter subunit G produces MLFLDIVSGILLIAGVFFGLSGAVGLFRFPDFYTRVHAASVTDSIAAILLISGFLLQTSFDLNTAKLLFILAFLLITSPTASHALAKSARHGGLLAMAETNQKKPRQDM; encoded by the coding sequence ATGCTTTTTTTGGACATAGTCAGCGGCATTTTGTTAATTGCAGGTGTGTTTTTTGGGCTGAGCGGTGCTGTTGGGCTGTTCAGATTTCCCGATTTTTACACCCGAGTTCACGCCGCGAGCGTGACAGACTCAATTGCTGCCATTTTGCTAATCAGCGGGTTTTTGCTTCAGACATCGTTTGATCTAAATACTGCCAAATTGTTGTTTATTTTGGCCTTTTTGCTGATAACTAGCCCGACTGCCTCACACGCGCTAGCGAAGTCAGCGCGGCATGGCGGATTGCTTGCAATGGCTGAAACCAATCAGAAGAAACCAAGGCAGGATATGTGA
- a CDS encoding monovalent cation/H+ antiporter complex subunit F → MTPVYATVCIAILVVMGLALARAFSAKTVYDRILGVNMFGTKTVLFIAAVGYLMGRPDFLDIAIVYALINFIGMVAVLRFFEYTAPIE, encoded by the coding sequence ATGACACCCGTGTATGCCACAGTTTGTATTGCGATCCTTGTCGTGATGGGGTTGGCGCTCGCACGTGCGTTCAGTGCGAAAACGGTCTATGACCGCATTTTGGGCGTGAATATGTTCGGTACCAAGACGGTGTTGTTTATCGCCGCGGTCGGCTATTTGATGGGGCGACCGGATTTTCTCGATATCGCTATCGTCTATGCGCTTATTAACTTTATTGGCATGGTGGCAGTGTTACGTTTCTTTGAATACACCGCACCGATTGAATAA